The Candidatus Omnitrophota bacterium sequence AATCGATCAGGTAATTGCGGTAATCGGTTCCCAATTCGCCGGTGATCTTTTGCCCGCCCATAAACGGCGGATTGCCGACAATGGCGTCGAATCCGCCATTGGGACGCAGGAAGACTTCGGGAAACTCCACCGGCCAATGGAAGGGATGGCGGGAAGAGATTTCCGCAGGAGCGCGGCGCAGCAACAGTTCCTGAGCCAAGCGCCGCAAGGTTTTCATATTCAGTTCATAGTCAGGATCGTCATGATGGATTAATACATTGTAGATATGATCCAAAATCAGGTTGCGCTCCTGCAAATACTCTTCCGGCGGAGCGCCCTTGCGTTTGGCGGCGTTGCCGTCGGCGCAGGCGATAGCGGCTCCCGCCGTCAAATCCCCCACCAGCCGGATAAATTGGGTCGCCTGATCCGCTTCCCGTAAAAGCGACTCTTTCCGCTGTTGATCGGCGCTGTCATTGACAATGTAAGATTCCAATTGATTTCGCTTATCGTTGGCGATGCGAAAGGCTTGTTTGGCCGTATCCGAAGAGAACCAAAAGAAATCCTGAACGCTTTTTTGCAGCGATTCGTCCGGCTTGATATGAACATGATCGATTTGGAGGGCGTCCACCGTACTCAATAGCGAATCTCCGCCTTTAAAGGCGTGATCGAGAAAGGTGAACGGACGGTTCTTGTCCATCGTAATCAGCCAGAGAGAAAGTTTCGCCATCTCCACCGCCAGCGGATTTTTATCCACTCCATAAAGGCATTTCTCCGCCACCAGCCGCCGGGCTAGAATGGTTTGCTCTTCTTCCTGCTCGGGAATCAACCGCTCGCCGATTCTCCCGCTGGCCGGATCGGCGTAAGGAACGGTCAAGGCGAGCTCAAGGCCTTTCGCCTGAGCGTCGAGTTTCGCTTCCGCCCATTGCTGCATGATGGCGTCCGCCAAAAAGCGGCAAGTCTGCACCAGAAACGCCCCCGATCCCATCGCCATGTCGCAGATTTTTAAATCGAGGATTTCTTGAAAACTCAAGCGACAGCTCTTTTCCTTCGATTTCCCTTCCGCCATTTCTGGGTAGAGGATCGGTTCCAAGGCGTGTTGAACGATAGATTCCGTGAGCGAACGAGGAGTGTAATGGGTTCCAGTGCTGCGGCGGGTGGTTCCCTGAGTTACGTATAGGCTGCCTTGAGGAATGACGACGGGATAGCCGAAACTGTCGTCCCGCACCAGTTGCGCCAAGGGGAGCGCTCGCTTGAACAACGCCTCATCGTTGTCGCATGCGCTGCGCAACCGATCTCGGCGCAGCGCGTCCGGCTGCGCCTCCAAATCGTTTTTCAAGGCTTTTTCGCTGCGCCCCGTCTCTTGTTTCAGAAACTGCAATATCTCAGATTCGCTCTTGGCCAGGAGCCGCTCCAACTGCGATAGTTCGATTTCCGGCTCGTCTCCTTCCTTGCCCTTCAAACTTACAACCGGTTCCTCCGCCCGCTTGGCGGTATGATCCAGCATCCCTTCATAGACATGGCCGATCTGCTCGATATCCAGCGCCCGAAACGACAAACGCCGGGGTTCCGCCGGTCCGCCGCCGGGAACCTTCACCCGCAGAATTTGCAGCGATTCGAGCAGATGAAGCGCCGTGCGGTTATCGACGGGAAGCGGTTTCGCCGGTTCGTCCCGCCAATGCGTTCCCTCCGCCCGGCCTTCAAGGAAGGGATAACGGTCGGGATTGAATAAATCCCCGCCGTAAGCGGGCAAGTTCAACCGGTCGTGCTGAATGCCGCCGTGTACGGCCCGGAAGATCGAGAGCAACCGGCTCCAAGCGTCCCGGCGGCGCTCCAAAATCTCCTCGCCGTTGTGGTCGGCGGTTTCCCGCAATTGTTCCTGTAAGGTGGAGACGGCGTAATTCCGGCTATAGAGTTCGTCGTCGAGAGGGAACAATCTGCGCTCTTCGGCGCAAAACAAAAAAACCAGCCGCATCATCACCGTCAGCGCCGCATTGTAGATTTCCGTTTCGGGAATCCCCTTGAAGAGCGTTCGATGCGAATCCCGGTCCGCCCGGTCCAGAGATTGAACCAACATCTCCACCGCCCGGCGAACCTGCATTCCCAACTGCTCGTTAACTTCCTGTTGATTGCGGGCGCTCTCCGCGAACAACGCCGCCAGAACGTCATTCTCCGATACGGAGAAGAAGCGGGAAACGCCCAGCAAACCTGGAAAGCGCGGAAAGTCGCAATCTCTTCCAGCCAGAGGTAAGCGTACCAGCGGATATAGCTGGCGGTTTCGCCGACTTTGGCGTGAACCAGCATCCATTCCTCGCCGTTGGTTAGAAGGCCAAGCGGACAATCCACTCCATGCAGCAATTCCATCATGCGGGTTGCTGGTGAAGCCTGCCATCGCTTGTTGGGAATGACTTTTTCCAGAGATTGATG is a genomic window containing:
- a CDS encoding DNA methyltransferase, which gives rise to MQVRRAVEMLVQSLDRADRDSHRTLFKGIPETEIYNAALTVMMRLVFLFCAEERRLFPLDDELYSRNYAVSTLQEQLRETADHNGEEILERRRDAWSRLLSIFRAVHGGIQHDRLNLPAYGGDLFNPDRYPFLEGRAEGTHWRDEPAKPLPVDNRTALHLLESLQILRVKVPGGGPAEPRRLSFRALDIEQIGHVYEGMLDHTAKRAEEPVVSLKGKEGDEPEIELSQLERLLAKSESEILQFLKQETGRSEKALKNDLEAQPDALRRDRLRSACDNDEALFKRALPLAQLVRDDSFGYPVVIPQGSLYVTQGTTRRSTGTHYTPRSLTESIVQHALEPILYPEMAEGKSKEKSCRLSFQEILDLKICDMAMGSGAFLVQTCRFLADAIMQQWAEAKLDAQAKGLELALTVPYADPASGRIGERLIPEQEEEQTILARRLVAEKCLYGVDKNPLAVEMAKLSLWLITMDKNRPFTFLDHAFKGGDSLLSTVDALQIDHVHIKPDESLQKSVQDFFWFSSDTAKQAFRIANDKRNQLESYIVNDSADQQRKESLLREADQATQFIRLVGDLTAGAAIACADGNAAKRKGAPPEEYLQERNLILDHIYNVLIHHDDPDYELNMKTLRRLAQELLLRRAPAEISSRHPFHWPVEFPEVFLRPNGGFDAIVGNPPFMGGQKITGELGTDYRNYLIDCLAAGKKGSADLCAYFFLRANSLLRNQGGFGLLATNTIAQGDTREVGLEQLAEQGCVIHRAIPSRKWPGEANLEVAHVWARKGLWKNQFVLDEKPQLGITAFLTKPGKASGKPYRLAANANKSFQGSIVLGMGFVLTPEEAQALIDKDSKNKDVLFPYLNGEDLNSRPDQSPNRWVINFFDWPLNRETAPEDWDSPVAADYPDCLAVVEEKVKPERMQYEPKNLWNISVKAKWWLFGAYRSNLHSTIAGMEKVLVRARVSRTHAIALLSGEIQSKVNLIIL